From one Populus alba chromosome 17, ASM523922v2, whole genome shotgun sequence genomic stretch:
- the LOC118037168 gene encoding nascent polypeptide-associated complex subunit beta — protein sequence MNREKLMKMAGSVRTGGKGTMRRKKKAVHKPSTTDDKKLQSTLKRIGVNTIPAIEEVNIFKDDLVIQFVNPKVQASIPANTWVISGTPQTRKLQDILPGIINQLGPDNLDNLRKLAEQFQKEMPAGEAGAAQEDDDVPDLVAGETFEAVAEEGQK from the exons ATGAATAGAGAGAAGCTTATGAAGATGGCCGGTTCTGTTCGGACCGGTGGCAAGGGAACCATGAGAAG AAAGAAGAAGGCCGTGCACAAGCCATCAACAACTGATGACAAGAAGCTGCAAAGTACTTTGAAGAGAATTGGGGTTAATACAATTCCAGCTATTGAAGAAGTGAACATCTTCAAGGATGATTTGGTTATTCAGTTTGTTAATCCTAAAGTTCAAGCCTCTATTCCTGCTAACACTTGGGTTATTTCTGGCACTCCCCAAACCAGAA AACTGCAAGATATTCTTCCAGGAATCATCAACCAACTTG GGCCAGATAACTTGGACAACCTTAGGAAGTTAGCAGAACAGTTTCAAAAGGAGATGCCAGCTGGTGAGGCAGGTGCTGcacaagaagatgatgatgtcCCAGATCTTGTGGCCGGTGAGACCTTTGAAGCTGTTGCTGAAGAGGGTCAGAAGTAG
- the LOC118037164 gene encoding cysteine-rich receptor-like protein kinase 42 produces the protein MNTKMEARNCMFNAVVVITWCFMLKVGASDPGINMLSQGCSSYNVSSVSNFNSNLNITFGLVRTDLMNSSKKFVTEQSLSGPDSVYAMFQCRDYMSAADCIACFSAASTQIRNCSLANGARVVYDGCFLRYERSEFYGETTRDANREYCGNKTTSSPDTTFNTTVAGLLGDLQVATPRIDGFFAASKREVAGSNVSVYGIAQCVQSIDSAGCQACMEVAYKNIQRCPPNADGRALDSGCFMRYSVKPFFADNQTINLLPFLKTKSSSSSKKGTIIGGSAGGAALVLLIVGLFVWFKLSKKRKADPRGNILDATELRGATIYNYKDLKSATKNFKEENKLGEGGFGDVYKGTLKNGKVVAVKKLALGQSNRVKADFASEVTLISNVHHRNLIRLLGCCNKGPELLLVYEYMANSSLDRFLFGEKRGSLRWKQRFDIILGTAQGLAYLHEQFHVCIIHRDIKSSNILLDDDFQPKIADFGLARLLPENQSHLSTKFAGTLGYTAPEYALHGQLSEKVDTYSFGIVVLEIVSGNKSSEMIADPGAEYLLKKAWKLYEDGKHIELVDESLDPSEYEAEHAKKIIEIALMCTQSSPTLRPTMSELVVLFKSRGSQEHTQPTRPPFVESVERFHGDKSTSTASSSSNATASFSVLSAR, from the exons ATGAACACAAAGATGGAGGCCAGGAATTGCATGTTTAATGCAGTAGTAGTAATCACATGGTGTTTTATGCTGAAAGTTGGAGCATCAGACCCAGGAATCAATATGCTAAGCCAAGGTTGCAGCAGTTATAATGTTAGCAGCGTGTCGAATTTCAACAGCAACCTGAACATAACCTTCGGGTTAGTCAGGACTGACTTGATGAACAGCAGCAAAAAATTTGTAACCGAGCAGAGTTTGAGTGGTCCAGACTCAGTTTATGCCATGTTTCAGTGCAGAGATTATATGTCTGCAGCTGATTGCATTGCTTGTTTTTCTGCTGCTTCGACGCAGATTCGCAACTGCTCTCTGGCCAATGGTGCTCGTGTTGTCTATGATGGATGTTTCCTCAG GTATGAGAGGAGCGAATTCTATGGGGAGACTACTCGGGATGCCAATCGCGAGTATTGCGGGAACAAAACTACATCATCACCAGATACTACTTTCAACACAACTGTGGCAGGCCTCTTAGGCGATCTTCAAGTGGCGACACCCAGGATAGATGGTTTCTTTGCTGCTAGCAAGAGGGAAGTGGCAGGTTCAAATGTATCGGTGTATGGCATTGCACAATGTGTGCAAAGTATTGATTCGGCTGGTTGCCAAGCTTGTATGGAAGTTGCCTATAAAAACATACAGAGGTGTCCTCCAAATGCGGATGGCAGGGCACTTGATTCAGGATGTTTTATGAGATACTCGGTCAAACCCTTCTTTGCTGATAACCAGACTATCAATCTCCTGCCTTTCTTGAAAACTA AAAGTTCATCAAGCTCCAAAAAAGGCACGATTATCGGGGGTTCAGCTGGAGGGGCAGCCCTTGTTCTGCTTATTGTTGGATTGTTTGTTTGGTTTAAACTATCTAAGAAGCGGAAGGCAGACCCTAGAG GTAATATATTAGATGCAACCGAGCTGCGAGGCGCCACCATATACAACTACAAGGACTTGAAATCggcaacaaaaaattttaaagaagaaaacaagctAGGAGAAGGAGGTTTTGGTGATGTATACAAG GGTACTTTGAAGAATGGGAAAGTAGTTGCAGTAAAGAAACTAGCTCTAGGCCAGTCCAACAGGGTCAAAGCAGATTTTGCAAGTGAAGTCACACTGATAAGCAATGTTCATCACCGGAATCTTATCCGTCTACTCGGCTGTTGTAACAAAGGACCAGAGCTACTTCTTGTATATGAATACATGGCAAACAGCAGCCTTGATAGATTCTTATTTG GTGAAAAACGAGGATCCCTCAGATGGAAGCAGCGATTTGATATAATCCTCGGCACGGCTCAAGGGCTGGCCTATCTGCACGAGCAATTCCATGTGTGCATCATTCATAGAGATATAAAATCCAGCAACATTCTCCTGGATGACGATTTCCAACCCAAGATAGCAGATTTTGGGCTGGCAAGGCTTCTACCTGAAAATCAGAGCCACCTCAGCACAAAATTTGCCGGAACATT GGGATACACAGCACCTGAGTATGCTCTCCATGGACAGCTATCGGAAAAAGTTGACACGTACAGCTTTGGTATCGTTGTCCTTGAAATCGTAAGTGGCAATAAGAGCAGTGAGATGATAGCTGATCCTGGTGCTGAATACCTCCTAAAAAAG GCATGGAAGCTATATGAGGATGGCAAGCACATTGAATTGGTGGACGAAAGCTTAGATCCCAGTGAGTATGAAGCGGAGCATGCAAAGAAAATCATAGAGATTGCCTTGATGTGTACCCAATCATCACCAACTTTAAGGCCAACAATGTCCGAGTTAGTTGTTTTGTTCAAAAGTAGGGGTTCACAGGAGCACACGCAACCAACTAGACCTCCCTTTGTTGAATCTGTTGAAAGGTTCCATGGAGACAAGTCAACTTCTACCGCCTCCTCCTCATCCAATGCCACTGCTTCTTTCTCTGTGTTATCTGCACGTTGA
- the LOC118037166 gene encoding pentatricopeptide repeat-containing protein At5g66520, whose product MSASKYLKASKKTISLLDQKGLTISQLKQIQSHLTVTATLKDPYAAAKIISLHAHSNAKSSLFYAERLFLCLQNKSTFIWNTMMQAFVEKNEPIRAFSLYKHMLESNYLPNNFTFSFVIRACIDAFNLQMGLCFHGQVVKFGWESHDFVQNGLIHLYANCGFMDLARNMFDMSIKRDVVTWTCLISGYLNSGQVLIARELFDRMPEKNPVSWGAVIAGYVRIGFFKEALEVFYEMQVSGFRLNRASIVGALTACAFLGALDQGRWIHAYVKRHHMSMDRMLGTALIDMYAKCGCIEMACSVFDEMDDRDVYAFTCLISGLANHDKSEAAIDLFNRMQDEGVLPNEVTFVCVLNACSRMGMVDEGLIIFESMSNRYAIEPQIQHYGCLVDLLGRAGKIEEAKKVVREMPLHPDSYALGALLDACRVHGDVQLGEEMVDSLAQRCLDHGGVHVLLSNMYASADKWEDVSKVRKKMEDKNIRKLPGCSSIEVNGTVCEFVTGDRSYALEEDIMFLLFGIDKQLKSLFPDDDEHYNVTMEQVPS is encoded by the coding sequence ATGTCAGCTTCCAAATATTTGAAAGCAAGCAAGAAAACCATCTCCCTCTTAGACCAAAAAGGCCTAACCATCTCACAGTTGAAGCAAATTCAATCCCATCTCACTGTCACAGCCACCCTTAAAGATCCATATGCAGCAGCAAAAATTATCTCTCTCCATGCACATTCCAATGCCAAAAGCTCTCTCTTTTATGCTGAAAGACTCTTTCTTTGCCTTCAAAACAAGTCCACCTTCATCTGGAACACCATGATGCAAGCTTTTGTAGAAAAAAATGAGCCCATTAGAGCCTTTTCTCTATATAAGCACATGCTAGAGAGTAATTACTTGCCTAACAACTTTACTTTCTCTTTTGTTATCAGGGCTTGTATTGATGCTTTTAATTTGCAAATGGGTTTATGTTTTCATGGCCAAGTTGTTAAATTTGGATGGGAAAGTCATGATTTTGTGCAAAATGGATTGATTCATTTGTATGCAAATTGCGGGTTTATGGACTTGGCTAGGAACATGTTTGATATGAGTATAAAGAGGGATGTTGTTACTTGGACTTGTTTGATTAGCGGGTATTTAAATTCCGGTCAAGTCTTGATTGCTAGGGAGTTGTTTGATAGAATGCCTGAGAAGAATCCAGTTTCGTGGGGTGCCGTGATCGCAGGGTATGTGCGAATTGGGTTTTTTAAGGAGGCTTTAGAGGTTTTCTATGAAATGCAGGTTTCTGGGTTTAGGCTTAATCGTGCTAGCATTGTTGGTGCTCTTACGGCGTGTGCTTTCTTAGGGGCTTTGGATCAAGGAAGGTGGATACATGCTTATGTTAAGAGGCATCATATGTCAATGGATAGAATGCTTGGCACTGCGCTAATTGATATGTATGCAAAGTGTGGATGTATCGAGATGGCTTGTAGCGTGTTTGATGAGATGGATGATAGGGATGTCTATGCTTTTACTTGTTTGATTTCGGGTCTAGCTAATCATGATAAGAGTGAAGCTGCCATTGATTTGTTTAACAGGATGCAGGATGAGGGAGTTTTGCCGAACGAGGTCACATTCGTATGTGTCCTAAATGCTTGTAGCCGTATGGGAATGGTGGATGAAGGGTTGATAATATTCGAGAGCATGAGTAATAGATATGCCATTGAGCCACAAATCCAGCATTATGGCTGTTTGGTGGATCTTTTGGGGAGAGCTGGGAAGATAGAGGAAGCAAAGAAGGTGGTGAGAGAGATGCCACTGCATCCAGATTCATATGCCTTGGGTGCATTGCTAGATGCATGTAGAGTACATGGTGATGTCCAGTTGGGTGAAGAAATGGTTGATAGCTTGGCGCAGCGGTGTCTTGACCATGGTGGTGTACATGttcttctttcaaacatgtatgCCTCCGCTGACAAATGGGAGGATGTCTCAAAGGTAAGGAAGAAGAtggaagataaaaacataagaaaGTTGCCAGGTTGTAGTTCAATTGAAGTGAATGGTACTGTTTGTGAATTTGTCACTGGAGATAGGTCCTATGCACTGGAGGAAGATATCATGTTCTTGCTGTTTGGAATTGACAAGCAGTTAAAGTCTCTTTTTCCTGATGATGACGAGCATTATAACGTAACCATGGAACAGGTTCCCTCGTAG
- the LOC118037210 gene encoding cold-responsive protein kinase 1: protein MNTKMEARNCMFNAVVVITWCFMLKVGASDPGINMLSQGCSTYNVSSVSNFNSNLNITFGLVRTDLMNSSKHFATEQSLSGSDPVYVMFQCRDYMSEAECIACFSAASTQIRNCSVANGARVVYDGCFLRYERSDFYGETTRDANREYCGNQTTSSPDTTFNTTVAGLLSDLRVATPRIDGFFAASKREVAGSNVSVYGIAQCVQTIDSAGCQDCMEVAYKNIQRCPPNADGRALDSGCFMRYSDKPFFADNQTINLLPFLKTKSSSSSKKGAIISGAAGGPALVLPIVGLFVWFKLSKKRKAATRGNILDATELRGATIYNYKDLKSATKNFKEENKLGEGGFGDVYKGTLKNGKVVAVKKLALGQSNRVKADFASEVTLISNVHHRNLIRLLGCCNKGPELLLVYEYMANSSLDRFLFGEKRGSLRWKQRFDILLGTAQGLAYLHEQFHVCIIHRDIKSSNILLDDDFQPKIADFGLARLLPENQSHLSTKFAGTLGYTAPEYALHGQLSEKVDTYSFGIVVLEIVSGKKSSEMIADPGAEYLLKKAWKLYEDGKHIELVDESLDPSEYVAEHAKKIIEIALMCTQSSPTLRPAMSEVVVLFKSRGSLEHTQPTRPPFVESVERVRGDSSTSTASSSSNATASFSVASAR from the exons ATGAACACAAAGATGGAGGCCAGGAATTGCATGTTTAACGCAGTAGTAGTGATCACATGGTGTTTTATGCTGAAAGTTGGAGCATCAGACCCAGGAATCAATATGCTAAGCCAAGGTTGCAGCACTTATAATGTTAGCAGCGTGTCGAATTTCAACAGCAACCTGAACATAACCTTCGGGTTAGTCAGGACAGACTTGATGAACAGCAGCAAACACTTTGCAACCGAGCAAAGTTTGAGTGGTTCGGACCCGGTTTATGTCATGTTTCAATGCAGAGATTATATGTCTGAAGCTGAATGCATTGCTTGTTTTTCTGCTGCTTCGACGCAGATTCGCAACTGCTCTGTGGCCAATGGTGCTCGTGTTGTCTATGATGGATGTTTCCTCAG GTATGAGAGGAGCGATTTCTATGGGGAGACCACTCGGGATGCCAATCGCGAGTATTGCGGGAATCAAACTACATCATCACCAGATACTACTTTTAACACAACTGTGGCAGGCCTCTTAAGCGATCTTCGAGTGGCGACACCAAGGATAGATGGTTTCTTTGCTGCTAGCAAGAGGGAAGTGGCAGGTTCAAATGTATCGGTGTATGGCATTGCACAATGTGTGCAAACTATTGATTCGGCTGGTTGCCAAGATTGTATGGAAGTTGCCTATAAAAACATACAGAGGTGTCCTCCAAATGCGGATGGTAGGGCACTTGATTCAGGATGTTTTATGAGATACTCGGACAAACCCTTCTTTGCTGATAACCAGACTATCAATCTCCTGCCTTTCTTGAAAACTA AAAGTTCATCAAGCTCCAAAAAAGGCGCGATTATCAGTGGTGCAGCTGGAGGGCCAGCCCTTGTTCTGCCTATTGTTGGATTGTTTGTTTGGTTTAAACTATCTAAGAAGCGGAAGGCAGCTACTAGAG GTAATATATTAGATGCAACCGAGCTGCGAGGCGCCACCATATACAACTACAAGGACTTGAAATCggcaacaaaaaattttaaagaagaaaacaagctAGGAGAAGGAGGTTTTGGTGATGTATACAAG GGTACTCTGAAGAATGGGAAAGTAGTTGCAGTAAAGAAACTAGCTCTAGGCCAGTCCAACAGGGTCAAAGCAGATTTTGCAAGTGAAGTCACACTGATAAGCAATGTTCATCACCGGAATCTTATCCGTCTGCTCGGCTGTTGTAACAAAGGACCAGAGCTACTTCTTGTATATGAATACATGGCAAACAGCAGCCTTGATAGATTCTTATTTG GTGAAAAACGAGGATCCCTCAGATGGAAGCAACGATTTGATATACTCCTCGGCACGGCTCAAGGGCTGGCCTATCTGCACGAGCAATTCCATGTGTGCATCATTCATAGAGATATAAAATCCAGCAACATTCTCCTGGATGACGATTTCCAACCCAAGATAGCAGATTTTGGGTTGGCAAGGCTTCTACCTGAAAATCAGAGCCACCTGAGCACAAAATTTGCCGGAACATT GGGATACACAGCACCTGAGTATGCTCTCCATGGACAGCTATCGGAAAAAGTTGACACGTACAGCTTTGGTATCGTTGTCCTTGAAATCGTAAGTGGCAAGAAGAGCAGTGAGATGATAGCTGATCCTGGTGCTGAATACCTCCTCAAAAAG GCATGGAAGCTATATGAGGATGGCAAGCACATTGAATTGGTGGACGAAAGCTTAGATCCCAGTGAGTATGTAGCGGAGCATGCAAAGAAAATCATAGAGATTGCCTTGATGTGTACCCAATCATCACCAACTTTAAGGCCAGCAATGTCCGAGGTAGTTGTTTTGTTCAAAAGTAGGGGTTCACTGGAGCACACGCAACCAACTAGACCTCCCTTTGTTGAATCTGTAGAAAGGGTCCGTGGAGACAGTTCCACTTCTACTGCTTCCTCCTCATCTAATGCCACTGCTTCTTTCTCTGTGGCGTCTGCTCGCTGA